AACACAGACTCTTTGTGGGAAGAATTATTAGTGTTGCGCGAACTACGGGCTGATGGTTATGCTGCATCGCAAGTAGACCCCTTACTACTAGCAGAATCGCTGCTTTTGGTGGTTAGTAATACCTCTGTATTGTCAGAAGTTTGTTGTGCTGCCTTAGGTTCGCCAGCAACAGGCGATCGCTTAGAGCAGCGAATCGAAGCTCTGTTAGCGCCCCCAGAACCAATCCCTACAACTCCATTACATTCTTGGCATAGCTTTCTGCTAGCATTTTTACCGTTAGTAACGGTACTATTCCATACTTGACTAATTGCAGTTTAGGAGAAAGTTTTCTAGCTCTCCAGAGCTTTCAGCCCAACATTCACCCTCGGTAACGAGCAAAGCCTGCGGAAGCAGGCTTTCAAATAGTAATTTTGGGTTGAAATTACTGTTTGAGGGCGTATTCCCGAAACCTTTCTAAATCGGCTTGAATTGTTGACTCCACAACTCTTCCCAAAAACAAGTTATCCATGATTTTGCCCAAAAAACCAGGGATAGCGTAGGAAATAGTCATTTTGACAATACTACTACCGTGGCGATCGTAAAAGCGAATCGCGCCTTGATTGGGCAAACCATCAATCGATTGCCATTGGATAATCTGATTGGGTATAACTTTGAGAATCCGGGATTTCCAGGTAAAGTCCAGACCGCCAGTACTCAGCTTCCAAATAGATATATCTGGATCGTCAGGCGATATTTTCACAGAATCAATCCACTTCATCCATTTAGGCATTTGCTCCAAATCAGACCAGAGACTCCAGACTAAATCAATAGGAGCCTCAACTTCGACCTGTACACTATGCTCTAGCCAGTCTGACATTTTTTTCCTTCCTCTACGTCCTCTCTTGCTGCGTGCGGTTCGTTATTGCTTCACATTCTCCAAAATCGCTTTTGCCGCACGTCGCCCAGAAATTGTTGCTCCTTCCATGCTATCGATGTAATCTTGCTGAGTATAACTTCCTGCCAAGAAGAAATTCGGGACTGGTGTTTTTTGATCGGGACGGTAGACATCCATTCCTGGCGCTTCTCGATAAAGAGACTGGGCCAGTTTAACTACGTTGTACCAAGTCATATTCAACTCTCGTGATGAAGGGAAGAGTTCGTGTACTTGCTGAAGAACGTGCTGGGCGATCGCTTCGTTGCTTTGTTTGATAAACGGATCTCCAGGTGTCAGCACTAACTGCAACAATGAACCCTCTCCTGGGCGATAATAATCAGCAGGGCTAGCCAAAGCCAAATCTGCAAAACACGAAAAGTCAGCATCGGCAGTGTAAAGCAAATTATCTATCCCTGCTGCATGATTTAGCTGCTGGCGTTGTTGTTCATCTTGCAGTTCTGTCACCCAACCATCAAACCTTAACTGTACTGTGGCAACTGGCACGGCATCTAGCTTGTAAATATTGTCAAATTCTGACCACTTACGCCACTGTTGCGGGAGGATGCGCTGAATTCCTGGCACATCACAGGCAAAGACGTAGGCATCAGCAGTAATTACCTCTTCTGTATCACCTTGGGCAACCACTATACCTGTAACCTGGGTTTGTTCCCCTTGTTCTTGAAACTGAATTTCCCGCACTTGCCGACGGGTATAAACTTGAGTGCCTCTAGCTACCAAATATTCCAATATAGGTTTATGCAAATATTCATGGGGCGAACCTTCCAGCATCCGCAGTATTGAAGCTTCAGTTCTAACTGCAAAAAACTGAAAGATAGTCAACATACAACGGGCAGAAATGTTTTCGCAATCAATAAATCCTAAGGCGTAAGCGATAGGGTTCCACATTCGTTTAATGCTACCTTCACTACCGCCGTGACTGCGAAACCAATCGGCAAAGCTGATTTTATCTAAATTGCGAATGGTTTTCATCGCCCCTTCAAAGTCTACTAAACCCCTAACTATAGGGCTAGTGCCCAAGGCGATCGCATTTTGCAATTTATCTTGTACTGATAGTTGGGAAGTCGTAAAAAATGCCTTTAAGCCATTAAAAGGCGCACCTGTGAAGAAACGAAAATCTAAAGCACCGGTGCGCCCTCCTTTGTTGATAAAAGTGTGGGTATGTTCTTTAAGGCGTAGATTGTCTAACGCCCCCACTTTCCCCATTAAGTCAAATAGTTGATAGTAGCAGCCAAAAAACACGTGCAACCCCATTTCAATATGGTTGCCATCGCCATCTACCCAACTACCAACTTTTCCACCAACAAACGGACGGGATTCAAAAATTTGTACTTCACAGCCAGCATCAGCTAAATCTACGGCAGTTGCTAGCCCTGCCAGTCCCGCACCTACGATTGCAACGCGCATTCCGTCGTTCCTTTTCAGTTTCTTTACAGATTGTAACTGTCTTGGTGTCGGAATTTGCTACTCATGTTCAGTCGATTCTTACTATGGAGGCATAAGAGTGTTTTATTACATATTTTTATCTCCCAAGAGTTTTGAGTAACGAGTAATACCCGATCGAATAGCTCAAGTTTTGGGAATGAGTAACTCAGCACTTACTTGGTAACAACTGAATTCAAACAAGTATTTAAAGTATTGTTGGCAAACACCTTCCTACTTGCTGTGTTCTTTAGTATCTTCAGATATAGGTAAACTTCTAATCAGTTCCCGAATGACATCGGTTGCTGGTCTACCAGTTTGCTGACAATATTGTTCCAGTTTTTCAGCTTCTTGTGCTGCAAGATTAACTGTTATACGTTTGACGGCCCACTTTTTATTTGTCATTATCATGCTAGTTGCTATATATTAACATCATCAAAGACATCTAAGCTAAAGAATAAAAAGATAATATTCCTAGAATTAGTGTCAGTAAACAAGCAATGCCATTAATATTAAAAATGCGAGTTTTCTCAAATCTTGTTCATTTTCCAATAAAATATAAAAGGTTTGATTCATTTGTTACT
The genomic region above belongs to Calothrix sp. NIES-2098 and contains:
- a CDS encoding amine oxidase, yielding MRVAIVGAGLAGLATAVDLADAGCEVQIFESRPFVGGKVGSWVDGDGNHIEMGLHVFFGCYYQLFDLMGKVGALDNLRLKEHTHTFINKGGRTGALDFRFFTGAPFNGLKAFFTTSQLSVQDKLQNAIALGTSPIVRGLVDFEGAMKTIRNLDKISFADWFRSHGGSEGSIKRMWNPIAYALGFIDCENISARCMLTIFQFFAVRTEASILRMLEGSPHEYLHKPILEYLVARGTQVYTRRQVREIQFQEQGEQTQVTGIVVAQGDTEEVITADAYVFACDVPGIQRILPQQWRKWSEFDNIYKLDAVPVATVQLRFDGWVTELQDEQQRQQLNHAAGIDNLLYTADADFSCFADLALASPADYYRPGEGSLLQLVLTPGDPFIKQSNEAIAQHVLQQVHELFPSSRELNMTWYNVVKLAQSLYREAPGMDVYRPDQKTPVPNFFLAGSYTQQDYIDSMEGATISGRRAAKAILENVKQ
- a CDS encoding Streptomyces cyclase/dehydrase, producing the protein MSDWLEHSVQVEVEAPIDLVWSLWSDLEQMPKWMKWIDSVKISPDDPDISIWKLSTGGLDFTWKSRILKVIPNQIIQWQSIDGLPNQGAIRFYDRHGSSIVKMTISYAIPGFLGKIMDNLFLGRVVESTIQADLERFREYALKQ
- a CDS encoding helix-turn-helix protein, CopG produces the protein MIMTNKKWAVKRITVNLAAQEAEKLEQYCQQTGRPATDVIRELIRSLPISEDTKEHSK